From Bacteroidales bacterium, one genomic window encodes:
- a CDS encoding NAD-dependent epimerase/dehydratase family protein — translation MDKINLCNKRILVTGGNGYLGRNLIKKLISKKTLVFSLDIQDNCLSENSEYFQVDINDKELLNKAINDIQPSIIYHLAASLNRTRDFEY, via the coding sequence ATGGACAAAATAAATCTTTGTAATAAAAGAATTCTTGTTACAGGCGGCAATGGCTATCTTGGACGTAATTTGATTAAAAAACTAATATCAAAAAAAACACTTGTTTTTTCCCTTGATATTCAAGATAATTGTTTATCTGAAAATTCCGAATATTTTCAAGTTGATATAAATGACAAAGAACTTCTTAATAAAGCAATTAATGATATTCAACCTTCAATTATTTATCATCTCGCAGCTTCTTTGAATAGAACAAGAGATTTTGAATAT
- the rfbG gene encoding CDP-glucose 4,6-dehydratase, with protein sequence MEIENLFGGIYKNKVCLVTGHTGFKGSWLSYWLTKMGANVIGYSLKPNTSPNHFELLNNICTSIIGDIRDIEDLEKLFIRFNPEIVFHLAAQALVRYSYDNPIETYQTNVLGTMYVFEAARKCSSVKAIINVTSDKCYDNKEWIWGYRESDPMGGHDPYSSSKGCSEILTASYQKSYFDSDKTLLASARAGNVIGGGDWADDRLIPDIIKAASKNENVFIRNPYATRPWQHVLEPLSGYLTLGWRLLEGKKEYAEAWNFGPNIENNISVKEVVTESKKYWNKIDFTINADPVNLHEANLLMLDCSKANKLLKWNPVLDLQETFRNTISWYKSFYVKGIINTESDLNNFIKHAKNKELIWTK encoded by the coding sequence ATGGAAATAGAAAATTTATTTGGAGGTATATATAAAAACAAAGTTTGCCTGGTAACAGGTCATACAGGATTTAAGGGTTCATGGTTATCGTATTGGTTAACAAAAATGGGGGCTAACGTAATTGGTTATTCTTTAAAACCCAATACTAGTCCCAATCATTTTGAGCTTCTGAATAATATCTGTACGTCTATTATTGGCGACATCCGGGATATTGAAGATTTGGAAAAATTATTTATTCGTTTTAATCCTGAAATAGTTTTTCATCTGGCAGCTCAGGCACTCGTACGATATTCTTATGATAATCCCATCGAAACATATCAGACAAATGTGTTAGGAACAATGTATGTTTTTGAAGCTGCACGAAAATGCAGTTCTGTCAAAGCGATTATTAATGTTACTAGCGATAAATGCTACGATAATAAGGAATGGATTTGGGGCTATCGTGAAAGTGACCCAATGGGCGGGCATGATCCGTATAGTTCATCAAAAGGCTGTTCTGAAATATTAACAGCTTCTTATCAAAAATCATATTTTGATAGTGATAAAACTTTACTTGCAAGCGCAAGAGCAGGTAATGTAATAGGTGGCGGAGATTGGGCTGATGATAGATTAATTCCTGATATTATTAAAGCTGCAAGTAAAAACGAAAATGTTTTTATTCGTAATCCGTATGCTACTCGTCCCTGGCAACATGTTTTGGAACCATTAAGCGGATACTTAACTTTAGGTTGGCGATTACTTGAGGGGAAAAAAGAATATGCAGAAGCATGGAACTTTGGCCCAAACATAGAAAATAATATCTCTGTGAAAGAAGTTGTTACTGAATCTAAAAAATATTGGAATAAAATTGATTTTACTATTAATGCTGATCCGGTAAACTTGCATGAAGCCAATCTGTTAATGTTGGATTGCTCAAAGGCAAATAAATTATTGAAATGGAATCCTGTATTGGATTTACAGGAAACATTCAGAAATACAATTTCCTGGTATAAATCTTTTTATGTAAAGGGAATAATTAATACAGAATCTGACTTGAATAATTTTATCAAACATGCAAAAAACAAAGAATTAATATGGACAAAATAA
- the rfbF gene encoding glucose-1-phosphate cytidylyltransferase → MKVLILAGGFGTRLSEETQNQPKPMIPIGSKPILWHIMKIFSHYGFNDFVILLGYKGYVIKEYFANYFLHQSDITIDVKKNKIEVLNTSSEPWKVSLIDTGLNTMTGGRVKRVEEFVNRERFMLTYGDGVADIDIPALLKTHKEHGKAITMTAVQPEGRFGSLRFTGDKQVSSFQEKPKGDGTWINGGFFVCEPKVFDYLNEGDKTIFERTPLENLAKDGELYSYKHYGFWRPMDTLRDNKILNDLWEKNEATWKLWK, encoded by the coding sequence ATGAAAGTACTAATCCTTGCTGGAGGTTTCGGCACACGCCTTAGCGAAGAAACCCAAAACCAACCCAAACCAATGATACCAATTGGCAGCAAACCAATATTATGGCACATTATGAAAATATTCTCCCATTATGGGTTTAATGATTTTGTGATATTATTGGGATATAAAGGCTACGTTATTAAAGAATATTTCGCTAATTATTTTTTACATCAAAGCGATATAACAATAGATGTAAAGAAAAATAAAATAGAGGTCTTAAACACTTCTTCGGAACCATGGAAAGTATCACTTATTGATACCGGTTTGAATACCATGACCGGTGGTAGGGTGAAAAGAGTTGAAGAATTCGTGAACAGGGAAAGGTTTATGCTGACTTATGGTGATGGGGTTGCTGATATTGACATTCCAGCTCTATTAAAAACACATAAGGAACATGGTAAAGCTATTACCATGACTGCTGTTCAGCCAGAAGGGCGCTTTGGCTCCCTGAGGTTCACAGGTGATAAACAAGTGTCATCATTCCAGGAAAAACCCAAAGGGGATGGAACATGGATCAATGGTGGCTTTTTCGTTTGTGAGCCAAAAGTTTTCGATTATCTTAATGAGGGTGATAAAACCATTTTTGAAAGAACTCCTCTTGAAAACCTTGCAAAAGATGGAGAACTTTATTCATACAAGCATTATGGTTTCTGGCGCCCGATGGATACCCTAAGGGACAACAAAATATTAAATGATTTGTGGGAAAAAAACGAAGCTACTTGGAAATTATGGAAATAG
- a CDS encoding class I SAM-dependent methyltransferase — MKHLKIILLKFLDLVFSPLTLISSIWLRFIRRRLVKFWGNDSIISKIIFTKIGVFPIIDHYYEPLFNHKRLKYSLRLDRQLNGIDFNISEQLSLLKKFNYNDELKEIGNLPENKLTFSFSKGPFGPGDTEYLYNIIRLLKPKKIIEIGSGHSTLITQHALTKNSIENKIYHYEHICIEPYENLWLEKLPIRVIRKLVEDVDINFFKQLNENDILFIDSSHIIRPQGDVLFEYLQILPSLNNGVIVHIHDIFTPKDYPNEWIINGNLFWNEQYLLESFLSLNNSYKIIGALNYIKHNYYNELAEKCPMLTKDREPGSFWIKKTN, encoded by the coding sequence TTTAGATTTAGTATTTAGTCCATTAACATTAATATCATCAATTTGGTTGAGATTCATCAGAAGAAGACTTGTAAAATTTTGGGGCAACGATTCTATAATAAGTAAAATAATATTTACTAAAATTGGAGTATTCCCAATTATAGACCACTATTACGAACCTCTTTTCAATCATAAAAGATTAAAATATTCTTTAAGACTAGATAGACAATTAAATGGTATTGACTTTAATATATCGGAGCAATTATCGCTTTTAAAAAAATTTAACTACAATGATGAATTAAAAGAAATTGGCAATCTTCCAGAAAACAAATTAACTTTTTCATTTTCAAAAGGTCCATTTGGTCCTGGTGATACTGAATATTTATATAATATTATTCGTTTATTAAAACCCAAAAAAATAATTGAGATTGGTAGTGGACATTCAACTTTAATAACACAACACGCTTTAACAAAAAATTCAATAGAAAATAAGATTTATCATTATGAACATATTTGCATTGAACCTTATGAAAATTTGTGGCTCGAAAAACTTCCTATTAGAGTGATTAGAAAACTAGTAGAAGATGTTGATATTAATTTTTTCAAACAATTAAATGAAAATGATATCCTATTTATTGATTCATCACATATAATAAGACCACAAGGTGATGTCTTATTCGAATATTTACAAATTTTGCCTAGCTTGAATAATGGAGTTATCGTTCATATTCATGATATATTTACACCGAAGGATTATCCAAATGAATGGATAATTAATGGCAACCTTTTTTGGAATGAACAATATCTTTTAGAATCATTTTTAAGTCTAAATAACAGTTACAAAATAATTGGAGCATTAAATTATATAAAACACAACTATTATAATGAATTAGCCGAAAAATGCCCAATGTTAACAAAGGATAGAGAACCCGGTTCATTTTGGATTAAGAAAACAAATTAA